In the Cololabis saira isolate AMF1-May2022 chromosome 7, fColSai1.1, whole genome shotgun sequence genome, one interval contains:
- the med19a gene encoding mediator of RNA polymerase II transcription subunit 19-A, whose protein sequence is MTEMFSTLYGQNDAQGPAGASSLGFGSGKPPPPLPQNAAAMAGQLPGQPGDEGPAPRKTGAMNEPFYLLRELPVGNELTGNTNLITHYNLEHAYNKFCGKKVKEKLSNFLPELPGMIDCPGTQDGSSLRSLIDKPPVCGNSFSPLTGALLTGFRLHTGPLPEQYRLMHIQPPKKKSKHKHKHHRPQDPLPQETPSDSDPKKKKKKRDDDPDRKKKKKDKKKKKNRHSPDHPGLAGSQPNSNSLR, encoded by the exons ATGACGGAAATGTTTTCAACTCTGTACGGGCAAAACGATGCTCAGGGACCGGCCGGGGCTTCCTCTCTGGGGTTCGGCTCGGGGAAGCCGCCTCCGCCGCTGCCGCAGAACGCAGCCGCCATGGCGGGGCAGCTGCCAGGACAGCCCGGGGATGAGGGGCCTGCTCCCCGGAAGACCGGAGCTATGAATGAACCTTTCTACCTGTTACGAGAGCTTCCTG TGGGAAATGAACTGACAGGCAACACAAACCTCATCACGCACTACAACCTGGAACACGCCTACAACAAGTTCTGCGGGAAGAAAGTGAAGGAGAAGCTCAGCAACTTCCTGCCAGAGTTACCAG GTATGATCGACTGCCCAGGCACTCAGGATGGCAGCTCATTGCGTTCTCTGATCGACAAACCTCCAGTATGCGGGAACTCCTTCAGCCCACTGACTGGCGCTCTGCTCACAGGCTTCCGACTACACACAGGACCG CTCCCAGAACAGTACAGACTGATGCACATACAGCCTCCaaagaagaaaagcaaacaCAAGCACAAGCACCATCGACCGCAGGACCCATTACCACAAG AAACTCCGTCAGACTCTGATcccaagaaaaagaagaaaaagagggacGATGATCCTGACcgcaagaaaaagaagaaagataagaaaaagaagaag AACCGCCACAGTCCCGACCACCCCGGCCTCGCTGGATCACAACCCAACAGCAACAGTCTCAGATAG
- the slc43a1a gene encoding solute carrier family 43 member 1a produces the protein MAPSLVQAYRRRWWMAVTAVIENLLCSAVLLGWGSLLIMLKSEGFYSHLCHVNESVNVSMENSSGGEAGEWPSCVDQEEMLNLGFTIGSFLLSATTLPLGILMDRFGPRPIRLVGSLCFGLSCVIMAASAYDPHSLSALIFVALSLNGFGGICLTFTSITLPNMFGSVSSTIMSLMIGSYASSAVTFPGVKLIYDAGLSFRAIMWIWTGLAGFVFFNCFLNWPSEGFPTPDEVDYSKILTQEGPSHNQKAGGEKLALKNGGVQHTGEKLPDGPDASPNAVPFRQSVFSPIFLWSLITMGMTQLRIIFYMGAMNKMLEFFVTHGEKDSSEQLTLEAEEKVSFYSSIFGTLQLLCLVTCPLIGYIMDWKMKDCEDEKTVSSGAEQSRTSGVKRDRKIQKLTNAMRAFVFTNTLLIIFGVCCIIDSLPLQILTFILHTMVRGFIHSCCGGLYAAVYPSNHFGTLTGLQSMVSAVVALLQQPLFIVMVGHLNGDAYWINLSLLLFSLMGFLLPGYLFYHRRCLLKEKERKAVVQEMYALKSEANGVKPHCNGFSEVQA, from the exons ATGGCGCCCTCTCTCGTCCAGGCCTACAGGAGGCGCTGGTGGATGGCGGTGACGGCGGTAATAGAAAACCTTCTTTGTTCGGCCGTGCTGCTTGGATGGGGTTCCCTGCTCATCATGTTGAAGAGCGAGGGTTTTTACTCCCACCTGTGCCACG TGAATGAGTCAGTGAACGTGTCGATGGAAAACTCCTCTGGCGGTGAGGCGGGTGAGTGGCCCAGCTGTGTGGACCAGGAGGAGATGCTGAATCTGGGCTTCACCATTGGTTCATTCCTGCTCAGCGCCACAACGCTGCCGCTCGGTATCCTGATGGACAGGTTTGGTCCTCGTCCAATTCGACTGGTGGGCAG CTTGTGTTTTGGTCTGTCATGTGTTATCATGGCTGCGTCTGCCTACGACCCACATT CCTTGTCAGCGCTCATCTTCGTGGCTCTCTCTCTAAACGGCTTTGGAGGCATCTGCCTGACCTTCACCTCCATCACG CTCCCCAACATGTTTGGTTCTGTGAGCTCCACCATCATGTCTCTGATGATCGGCTCCTACGCTTCCTCTGCCGTCACGTTCCCAGGTGTCAAG CTCATCTATGATGCAGGCTTATCATTTCGAGCGATCATGTGGATTTGGACCGGTCTTGCAGGGTTTGTCTTCTTCAACTGTTTCTTGAACTGGCCCTCAGAGGGCTTCCCAACTCCTGATGAGGTGGACTACAG TAAGATCCTCACTCAAGAGGGGCCTTCACATAACCAGAAGGCTGGCGGAGAGAAATTGGCTCTGAAAAACGGAGGCGTCCAACACACCGGAGAGAAGCTTCCTGATGGACCCGACGCTTCCCCCA ATGCTGTACCCTTCCGTCAGTCTGTGTTCTCCCCCATCTTCCTCTGGAGTCTGATCACGATGGGGATGACCCAGCTGAGGATCATCTTCTATATGGGAGCCATGAACAAGATGCTGGAGTTCTTTGTTACCCATGGTGAAAAGGACT CTTCTGAGCAGTTGACGCTTGAGGCAGAAGAGAAAG TGAGTTTCTACTCATCCATCTTTGGCACACTCCAGCTGCTGTGTCTGGTCACGTGTCCTCTGATTGGATACATCATGGACTGGAAGATGAAGGATTGTGAAGATGAGAAGACTGTCTCTTCAGGCGCAGAGCAGAG CCGGACGAGTGGAGTCAAGAGAGATCGTAAGATCCAGAAGCTGACCAATGCCATGAGAGCGTTTGTCTTCACCAATACGCTGCTGATCATTTTTGGAGTGTGTTGCATCATTGACAGCCTGCCTCTACAG ATTTTGACCTTCATCCTCCACACGATGGTGCGAGGCTTCATCCACTCGTGCTGCGGAGGCCTCTATGCTGCTGT CTACCCGTCCAACCACTTTGGCACGCTGACAGGCCTGCAGTCCATGGTAAGCGCCGTGGTCGCTCTGCTGCAGCAGCCGCTGTTCATCGTCATGGTCGGCCATCTCAACGGAGACGCCTACTGG ATCAACTTAAGCCTGCTGTTGTTCTCATTGATGGGCTTCCTGTTGCCGGGTTACCTGTTCTACCACCGCAGGTGTCTGCTGAaggagaaggaaaggaaagcCGTCGTACAGGAGATGTATGCCCTCAAGAGCGAAGCAAACGGTGTCAAACCTCACTGCAATGGCTTCTCTGAGGTACAGGCTTAG